Proteins encoded by one window of Eremothecium cymbalariae DBVPG#7215 chromosome 1, complete sequence:
- a CDS encoding uncharacterized protein (no homolog in Ashyba gossypii), whose protein sequence is MYIKVLQIVAILLSQLSGPETVIFPSAGMNSAVDEGNLFSFPHIDFSDSHSYKEELHRSPPIITDVIGFDSMCHSGDAVMRESTETMIMEHYRSEERASPMLDNPLDFEIPNYCIGVPSELTGQEEYNDGGYLIGYDSTNILIPFDSALTISQLELDKHRTGKVVKRKPLVRRKSNPFYTPSIYTKKLMEIKNKNVHVNHVIGHK, encoded by the coding sequence ATGTATATAAAGGTTTTGCAAATTGTTGCCATTCTCTTATCCCAGCTCTCAGGACCGGAAACAGTTATCTTTCCCAGTGCTGGTATGAATTCTGCAGTTGATGAAGGAAATCTATTTAGTTTTCCGCATATAGATTTCAGTGATTCACATTCTTACAAAGAGGAACTGCATAGAAGTCCTCCTATCATAACTGATGTGATTGGTTTCGATTCTATGTGTCACTCGGGCGATGCTGTAATGAGGGAGTCTACTGAAACTATGATAATGGAACATTATAGGTCGGAGGAAAGAGCTAGTCCAATGCTTGACAACCCTTTGGACTTTGAAATTCCTAATTACTGCATTGGTGTGCCAAGTGAGCTTACTGGACAAGAGGAATATAATGATGGGGGGTATTTGATTGGGTATGATTCAACCAACATTTTAATACCTTTTGATTCCGCACTTACCATCAGCCAGTTAGAATTGGACAAGCATCGTACAGGTAAAGTTGTAAAGAGAAAGCCACTCGTAAGGAGGAAATCCAATCCCTTTTACACTCCTTCAATATACACCAAGAAATTGATGGagatcaaaaacaaaaatgtaCATGTAAATCATGTTATTGGTCACAAGTGA
- the OSW2 gene encoding Osw2p (similar to Ashbya gossypii AFR517C 1-intron): MVAVECNDKQLSCLLAGDTPTIQILSWRLNLMKTSVVLASHNVPKKGRGTISWKSSRYGSNIYRPSESTSSLKNISTTKKFDIIVISAISMKELQNTCDLVFKFCHQKTIIIVDSNFAVELDHFVVSQFSSDDPNKNKPTVLAMLCDAEVRMISTSSYYLANDSYKYLFGITYKTNQAELKYWQNLERVRELFKDPSSKLNKFLQQLGSDKIGKLIRLVPSTQKSTNEMALEVWYRVIPRIAVHILSIVFQQSDYDKLLGESGPMSVFKDLVFELVNISSHQAGGILKDFVNDNYSEEGSKNPALLSMINFNNVVRLAKRKKHKLEKYVPSTSPQRLNLNFEAYCFYYRIEFPANILLYQPILIADRFGLRSSSLNFLFGVYTQYLAMTKFSTDRDIFNKQDKSFLFGPQNHFNNNSSGTLQPFSWDSSRMSLKPPPKRPVKKKKVEGGRESKNGSDRRERSKDKKDRTIKQSKKKNVVKESTGEQLKETSGQTKEPEGSKRKQLLRDSDTMLTIMLQAKVDLNRHLSPDLRPHSDLDLPLDLQALYLGAETYDFGVHMSPKVHMSPKGPILSPTRELFVPLLTDKGDRYEEGSQSDMTEYTDAKDEIEIMKDGQRKVIIAKSNPIKLDHSHRTSAERQSEDNGCEEDYDDDDDDDGEDDDDDEEEDDEESEQDYNEDNDCAYEGEDNSGGPYSNREMIRPMKRRTHDEEMCVVDSTISLPSFQRKDRNNLQYASQYPESLGEFGRPLTMKYATELEKQIRLEPFTMSKYYQEVYHPDEFDPTNTHTPLNSTMLKQSGTALSAKSRQSLDPQTVSKLWKFQRRQHMEMGQISRPLTTPEDSLLQHLLILKRANMGGILNVTTSRYGDVDTSETIYQDWRNGEGEVYRMRRKGQNEL, from the exons ATGGTGGCTGTTGAATGCAATGACAAGCAACTAAGCTGTCTTCTAG CTGGTGATACTCCAACAATACAAATTTTATCCTGGAGGCTTAATCTCATGAAAACTAGTGTGGTACTTGCATCTCATAATGTTCCAAAAAAAGGCAGAGGGACAATCTCGTGGAAATCGAGTAGATATGGCTCTAATATTTACAGACCTAGTGAATCTACCAGCAGTCTTAAAAACATATCAACTACTAAGAAATTTGACATAATTGTGATATCCGCTATATCAATGAAGGAACTTCAAAACACCTGTGATTTAGTCTTCAAATTTTGTCACCAGAAAACTATAATTATTGTTGATTCCAATTTTGCAGTGGAACTAGACCATTTCGTGGTTTCGCAATTCTCATCAGATGATCCAAACAAGAATAAACCAACTGTTTTAGCAATGCTTTGTGACGCTGAAGTCCGAATGATATCCACAAGTTCATATTATTTGGCTAATGATTCttataaatatttgtttggAATAACTTACAAGACTAACCAGGCGGAATTGAAGTATTGGCAAAACCTTGAACGTGTACGTGAGCTTTTTAAGGATCCAAGTTCTAAACTTAACAAATTCTTACAACAACTTGGGAGCGATAAAATAGGAAAATTAATACGACTAGTACCGTCAACGCAAAAAAGCACCAACGAGATGGCGTTGGAAGTTTGGTATCGTGTAATCCCCAGGATTGCCGTTCATATACTATCAATTGTGTTCCAACAAAGCGACTACGATAAACTATTAGGTGAAAGTGGCCCTATGAGTGTGTTTAaagatttggtttttgAGTTAGTGAATATTTCTTCCCATCAAGCAGGCGGTATTTTAAAAGACTTTGTGAATGATAATTATAGTGAAGAAGGCAGTAAAAATCCTGCATTATTGTCAATGATTAACTTTAATAATGTAGTAAGATTGgccaaaagaaagaagcaTAAATTAGAAAAATACGTTCCATCAACATCACCACAGCGCTTAAACCTAAATTTTGAGGCTTACTGTTTTTATTATAGGATTGAATTTCCAGCAAACATATTATTGTACCAACCTATACTTATTGCAGATAGGTTTGGACTAAGATCTTctagcttgaactttttgtttggtGTCTATACTCAGTATCTAGCTATGACAAAGTTCTCAACAGACCGCGACATCTTCAATAAGCAGGATAAATCGTTTCTATTCGGCCCTCAAAATcatttcaacaacaattcaTCAGGAACTCTGCAACCCTTTTCATGGGACTCTTCTAGGATGTCATTAAAACCGCCGCCTAAAAGACCagtgaagaagaagaaagtaGAAGGAGGAAGAGAATCTAAGAATGGAAGTGACAGAAGGGAAAGGTCGAAGGACAAGAAAGACAGAACCATTAAGCAAagtaaaaagaaaaacgtAGTTAAGGAAAGCACAGGCGAACAGCTGAAAGAGACATCTGGGCAGACCAAAGAACCTGAAGgttcaaaaagaaaacagttATTAAGAGATTCTGATACTATGCTGACAATCATGTTACAGGCAAAAGTTGATTTAAATCGGCATTTATCACCGGATTTGAGACCACATTCTGATTTAGATTTACCCTTAGACTTACAAGCCCTTTATCTTGGGGCTGAAACATATGACTTTGGGGTCCATATGTCTCCAAAAGTACACATGTCTCCCAAAGGTCCTATATTGTCACCTACAAGGGAATTATTTGTTCCATTGTTAACAGATAAAGGAGACCGATACGAAGAAGGAAGTCAGAGCGATATGACCGAATATACCGATGCGAaggatgaaattgaaataatGAAAGACGGTCAACGGAAAGTCATTATAGCAAAATCAAATCCTATAAAATTAGATCATAGTCATAGGACTAGCGCCGAACGACAATCTGAAGATAATGGTTGTGAAGAGGAttatgacgatgatgacgatgatgacggcgaagacgatgatgacgatgaagaagaagatgatgaagaatctgAGCAAGACTATAACGAAGATAACGATTGTGCTTATGAAGGAGAAGATAATAGTGGAGGACCGTACTCTAATCGAGAAATGATTCGTCCAATGAAGCGTCGAACCCACGACGAAGAGATGTGCGTTGTAGATTCGACGATCAGCTTACCCAGCTTCCAAAGAAAAGATCGGAATAACTTACAATACGCAAGCCAATATCCTGAGAGTCTTGGAGAATTTGGGCGGCCTTTAACAATGAAGTATGCTACTGAATTGGAGAAGCAAATTCGTTTAGAACCCTTTACCATGTCCAAATACTATCAAGAAGTATATCATCCAGATGAATTTGACCCAACAAATACTCATACACCTTTAAATAGTACCATGTTAAAACAAAGCGGAACCGCTCTTTCTGCTAAATCACGCCAGTCATTGGATCCACAAACTGTAAGCAAGTTGTGGAAGTTTCAAAGAAGGCAACACATGGAAATGGGCCAAATTTCAAGACCATTAACCACTCCTGAGGACAGTTTGCTTCAACACTTGCTGATTCTTAAAAGAGCAAATATGGGTGGTATTCTTAATGTGACAACAAGCAGATATGGAGATGTCGATACATCTGAGACCATTTATCAAGACTGGAGGAACGGCGAGGGTGAAGTATATAGAATGCGACGCAAAGGACAGAATGAACTTTAA